The Anguilla anguilla isolate fAngAng1 chromosome 19, fAngAng1.pri, whole genome shotgun sequence genome has a segment encoding these proteins:
- the LOC118218770 gene encoding G/T mismatch-specific thymine DNA glycosylase-like isoform X1 — MEERQYASLTVPTDYLQHWFPSTQHVQALQVTQYHQMAEDALFMEAPGEHRVMTEMMVHQEPSYTPLEPPYTPQEPPYAPHEHPAPMQGYPLPPYGAAPGYYADRNERQVQPLVYPAAPVKGKRGRPPSDELKGKQERAEDGCGKVKRKVDRFNGMSPEEVMTKTLPDILAYNLDMLIIGINPGLLSAYKGRHYPNPGNHFWKCLFLSGITEVQLNHMHDQTLPEKYGIGFTNMVERTTPGSKDLTSQEFRDGGRVLVEKVQKYRPLIAVFNGKCIYEIFSKEIFGVKSKKLDFGLQPHKIPETDTVCYLMPSSSPRCSQFPRAQDKVQFFLKLKDLRDQLKGVAKNEEVEEIKYSFDLSLAKEDAKRLAIKEEKQDPGYEPPFSGSCGKSEQQSNGHCSFSYPETRPGETAVPSTEATPLTSMGRVLDGQWMMQSFADQIPDIAGSSTQSH, encoded by the exons ATGGAAGAGAGGCAGTATGCATCTTTAACGGTCCCTACGGATTATCTTCAGCACTG GTTTCCATCCACCCAGCATGTCCAGGCTCTCCAGGTCACGCAGTACCACCAAATGGCTGAAGACGCCCTCTTCATGGAGGCACCGGGCGAGCACAGGGTGATGACCGAAATGATGGTCCACCAAGAGCCCTCGTACACCCCCTTAGAGCCTCCCTACACCCCCCAAGAGCCTCCCTACGCCCCCCATGAGCACCCTGCCCCTATGCAGGGGTACCCGCTCCCTCCCTATGGAGCAGCCCCAG GTTACTACGCAGACCGTAACGAGCGCCAGGTCCAGCCCCTGGTCTACCCCGCGGCGCCCGTGAAGGGGAAGAGGGGGCGGCCCCCCAGCGACGAACTGAAGGGCAAGCAGGAGAGGGCGGAGGACGGCTGCGGGAAGGTCAAGCGGAAGGTCGACCGCTTCAATGGCATGTCCCCTGAGGAGGTCATGACCAAAACGCTGCCGGACATCCTGGCCTACAACCTGGACATGCTGATC ATTGGAATCAACCCGGGCCTGCTGTCTGCATACAAGGGCCGCCATTACCCGAACCCCGGGAACCATTTTT GGAAGTGCCTGTTTTTATCGGGGATCACTGAAGTCCAGCTCAACCACATGCACGACCAGACGCTGCCTGAGAAGTATGGGATAGGCTTCACCAACATGGTGGAGAGGACCACCCCAGGAAGCAAAGATCTCACAAG TCAGGAGTTCCGCGACGGGGGCAGAGTTCTGGTGGAGAAGGTGCAGAAGTACAGGCCTCTCATTGCCGTCTTCAACGGAAAGT gTATTTATGAGATTTTCAGTAAAGAGATCTTTGGTGTCAAGTCCAAGAAGCTGGATTTTGGCTTACAGCCTCACAAGATTCCAGAAACGGACACG gtgtgttacctgatGCCGTCGTCGAGCCCGCGCTGTTCCCAGTTCCCCCGCGCCCAGGACAAGGTGCAGTTCTTCCTCAAGCTGAAGGACCTGAGGGACCAGCTCAAGGGTGTGGCCAAGAACGAGGAAGTGGAGGAGATAAAGTACTCCTTTGACCTCAGCCTGGCCAAAG AGGATGCCAAGCGGCTGGCCATCAAGGAGGAGAAGCAGGACCCCGGGTACGAGCCGCCATTCAGTGGGTCCTGTGGGAAGAGCGAGCAGCAGAGCAACGGGCACTGCAGCTTCTCCTACCCAGAGACGCGCCCGGGAGAGACGG CAGTACCCAGTACGGAAGCCACACCCCTAACATCAATGGGGCGGGTCCTGGATGGCCAATGGATGATGCAGTCATTTGCTGATCAGATCCCGGACATTGctggcagcagcacacagtCCCATTAG
- the LOC118218770 gene encoding G/T mismatch-specific thymine DNA glycosylase-like isoform X2, with protein sequence MEERQYASLTVPTDYLQHWFPSTQHVQALQVTQYHQMAEDALFMEAPGEHRVMTEMMVHQEPSYTPLEPPYTPQEPPYAPHEHPAPMQGYPLPPYGAAPGYYADRNERQVQPLVYPAAPVKGKRGRPPSDELKGKQERAEDGCGKVKRKVDRFNGMSPEEVMTKTLPDILAYNLDMLIIGINPGLLSAYKGRHYPNPGNHFWKCLFLSGITEVQLNHMHDQTLPEKYGIGFTNMVERTTPGSKDLTSQEFRDGGRVLVEKVQKYRPLIAVFNGKCIYEIFSKEIFGVKSKKLDFGLQPHKIPETDTVCYLMPSSSPRCSQFPRAQDKVQFFLKLKDLRDQLKGVAKNEEVEEIKYSFDLSLAKEDAKRLAIKEEKQDPGYEPPFSGSCGKSEQQSNGHCSFSYPETRPGETVPSTEATPLTSMGRVLDGQWMMQSFADQIPDIAGSSTQSH encoded by the exons ATGGAAGAGAGGCAGTATGCATCTTTAACGGTCCCTACGGATTATCTTCAGCACTG GTTTCCATCCACCCAGCATGTCCAGGCTCTCCAGGTCACGCAGTACCACCAAATGGCTGAAGACGCCCTCTTCATGGAGGCACCGGGCGAGCACAGGGTGATGACCGAAATGATGGTCCACCAAGAGCCCTCGTACACCCCCTTAGAGCCTCCCTACACCCCCCAAGAGCCTCCCTACGCCCCCCATGAGCACCCTGCCCCTATGCAGGGGTACCCGCTCCCTCCCTATGGAGCAGCCCCAG GTTACTACGCAGACCGTAACGAGCGCCAGGTCCAGCCCCTGGTCTACCCCGCGGCGCCCGTGAAGGGGAAGAGGGGGCGGCCCCCCAGCGACGAACTGAAGGGCAAGCAGGAGAGGGCGGAGGACGGCTGCGGGAAGGTCAAGCGGAAGGTCGACCGCTTCAATGGCATGTCCCCTGAGGAGGTCATGACCAAAACGCTGCCGGACATCCTGGCCTACAACCTGGACATGCTGATC ATTGGAATCAACCCGGGCCTGCTGTCTGCATACAAGGGCCGCCATTACCCGAACCCCGGGAACCATTTTT GGAAGTGCCTGTTTTTATCGGGGATCACTGAAGTCCAGCTCAACCACATGCACGACCAGACGCTGCCTGAGAAGTATGGGATAGGCTTCACCAACATGGTGGAGAGGACCACCCCAGGAAGCAAAGATCTCACAAG TCAGGAGTTCCGCGACGGGGGCAGAGTTCTGGTGGAGAAGGTGCAGAAGTACAGGCCTCTCATTGCCGTCTTCAACGGAAAGT gTATTTATGAGATTTTCAGTAAAGAGATCTTTGGTGTCAAGTCCAAGAAGCTGGATTTTGGCTTACAGCCTCACAAGATTCCAGAAACGGACACG gtgtgttacctgatGCCGTCGTCGAGCCCGCGCTGTTCCCAGTTCCCCCGCGCCCAGGACAAGGTGCAGTTCTTCCTCAAGCTGAAGGACCTGAGGGACCAGCTCAAGGGTGTGGCCAAGAACGAGGAAGTGGAGGAGATAAAGTACTCCTTTGACCTCAGCCTGGCCAAAG AGGATGCCAAGCGGCTGGCCATCAAGGAGGAGAAGCAGGACCCCGGGTACGAGCCGCCATTCAGTGGGTCCTGTGGGAAGAGCGAGCAGCAGAGCAACGGGCACTGCAGCTTCTCCTACCCAGAGACGCGCCCGGGAGAGACGG TACCCAGTACGGAAGCCACACCCCTAACATCAATGGGGCGGGTCCTGGATGGCCAATGGATGATGCAGTCATTTGCTGATCAGATCCCGGACATTGctggcagcagcacacagtCCCATTAG
- the c19h12orf73 gene encoding uncharacterized protein C12orf73 homolog translates to MPAGVSWPRYLRMLGASILAMFAGAEVVHQYYRPDLTIPELPPKPGELRTELLGLKQRQDAASQEN, encoded by the exons ATGCCTGCGGGGGTGTCCTGGCCTCGTTACCTGCGGATGTTGGGCGCCAGTATCTTGGCCATGTTCGCAGGGGCAGAAGTGGTCCATCAGTATTACAGGCCTGATCTG ACCATTCCCGAACTTCCACCCAAACCCGGAGAACTGAGGACTGAGCTACTGGGACTGAAACAAAGACAGGACGCTGCTTCCCAAGAAAACTGA
- the LOC118218768 gene encoding endoplasmin isoform X2 — MRQVWIIGLLCAALAFSAVRAEEDVDVDGTVEDDLGKSRDGSRTDDEVVQREEEAIQLDGLNAAQVKEIREKAEKHVFQAEVNRMMKLIINSLYKNKEIFLRELISNASDALDKIRLLSLTNDDALAGNEELTVKIKSDKDKNMLHITDTGIGMTKEDLVNNLGTIAKSGTSEFLSKMTEMQTEDQSTSELIGQFGVGFYSAFLVADRVIVTSKHNNGTQHIWESDSNEFSVIEDPRGDTLGRGTTITLVMKEEATDFLELETIKNLVKKYSQFINFPIYVWSSKTETVEEPIDEEEAEAEKDEAAEDEAEVEEEEEKDKPKTKKVEKTVWDWELMNDIKPIWQRPAKEVEEDEYKAFYKTFSRDSEDPISHIHFTAEGEVTFKSILFVPASAPRGLFDEYGSKKNDFIKLFVRRVFITDDFHDMMPKYLNFIKGVVDSDDLPLNVSREALQQHKLLKVIRKKLVRKTLDMIKKIAEEQYNEKFWKEFGTNIKLGVIEDHSNRTRLAKLLRFQTSHSETVLTSLEHYLERMKEKQDKIYFMAGTSRKEAESSPFVEKLLKKGYEVIYLTEPVDEYCIQALPEFDGKRFQNVAKEGVKFDESEKAKERRETQEKEFEPLTTWMKDKALKDMIEKAVLSQRLTKSPCALVASQYGWSGNMERIMKAQAYQTGKDISTNYYAGQKKTLEINPKHPLIKEMLSRVQADPEDQTASDLAVVLLETATLRSGYQLADTKAYGDRIERMLRLSMNVDLNEQVEEEPEEEPEEPAEEDDEADEEEVKAEEEDEEDTVTSNTDKDEL; from the exons CGGCCGTCCGAGCGGAGGAGGATGTGGACGTTGACGGGACGGTGGAGGACGACCTCGGGAAGAGCCGAGACGGGTCCAGAACTGATGACGAAGTGGTGCAGAG ggaggaggaggccatCCAGCTGGACGGTCTGAACGCCGCGCAGGTGAAGGAGATCCGGGAGAAAGCGGAGAAGCACGTCTTCCAGGCCGAGGTCAACAGGATGATGAAGCTCATCATCAACTCGCTGTACAAGAACAAGGAG ATCTTCCTGAGGGAGCTGATCTCAAATGCTTCTGATGCCCTGGATAAGATTCGGCTGCTGTCCCTGACCAATGATGACGCACTCGCTGGCAACGAGGAGCTGACTGTCAAAATCAAG tctgATAAAGATAAGAACATGCTGCACATCACAGACACGGGCATCGGCATGACCAAAGAGGACCTGGTGAACAACCTGGGCACCATCGCCAAGTCGGGCACCAGCGAGTTCCTCAGCAAGATGACGGAGATGCAGACGGAGGACCAGTCCACCTCCGAGCTGATTGGCCAGTTCGGCGTGGGCTTCTACTCCGCCTTCCTGGTTGCCGACCGCGTCATCGTCACGTCCAAGCACAACAACGGCACGCAGCACATCTGGGAGTCCGACTCCAACGAGTTCTCCGTCATCGAGGATCCCCGTGGCGACACGCTGGGCAGGGGCACCACCATCAC GCTGGTGATGAAGGAGGAGGCCACTGATTTCCTGGAGCTGGAGACCATCAAGAACCTGGTGAAGAAATACTCTCAGTTCATCAACTTCCCCATCTACGTGTGGAGCAGCAAG aCGGAGACCGTGGAGGAGCCCATCGATGAGGAAGAGGCCGAGGCAGAGAAAGATGAGGCTGCTGAGGATGAAGCTgaagtggaggaggaagaggagaaggataAACCGAAGACCAAGAAG gtggagaAGACGGTGTGGGACTGGGAGCTGATGAACGACATTAAGCCCATCTGGCAGAGACCCGCcaaagaggtggaggaggacgaGTACAAGGCCTTCTACAAGACCTTCTCACGG GACTCTGAAGACCCCATCTCTCACATCCACTTCACCGCAGAGGGGGAGGTCACCTTCAAGTCCATCCTGTTTGTGCCAGCCTCGGCTCCCCGCGGGCTGTTCGACGAGTACGGGTCCAAGAAGAACGACTTCATCAAG CTGTTTGTCCGCAGAGTTTTCATCACCGACGATTTCCACGACATGATGCCCAAATACCTGAACTTCATCAAGGGCGTG GTGGATTCCGATGACCTGCCCTTGAATGTGTCCAGAGAGGCGTTGCAGCAGCACAAACTGCTCAAG GTCATCCGTAAAAAGCTGGTGCGTAAGACCCTGGACATGATCAAGAAGATCGCGGAGGAGCAGTACAACGAGAAGTTCTGGAAGGAGTTCGGCACCAACATCAAGCTGGGCGTGATCGAGGACCACTCCAACCGGACCCGGCTGGCCAAGCTGCTGCGCTTCCAGACCTCCCACAGCGAGACGGTCCTCACCAGCCTGGAGCACTACCTGGAGAGGATGAAGGAGAAGCAGGACAAGATCTACTTCATGGCCGGCACCAGCAGGAAGGAG GCGGAGTCCTCCCCCTTCGTGGAGAAGCTGCTGAAGAAGGGCTACGAGGTGATCTACCTGACGGAGCCGGTGGACGAGTACTGCATCCAGGCGCTGCCCGAGTTCGACGGCAAGCGCTTCCAGAACGTGGCCAAGGAGGGCGTGAAGTTCGACGAGAGCGAGAAGGccaaggagaggagggagaccCAGGAGAAGGAGTTTGAGCCCCTCACCACCTGGATGAAGGACAAGGCCCTGAAAGACATG ATTGAGAAGGCAGTGCTGTCCCAGAGGCTGACCAAGTCTCCCTGTGCCCTGGTGGCCAGCCAGTACGGCTGGTCCGGGAACATGGAGAGGATCATGAAGGCTCAGGCCTACCAGACGGGGAAGGACATTTCCACAAA TTACTACGCAGGTCAGAAGAAAACCTTAGAAATCAACCCCAAACACCCTCTTATCAAAGAGATGCTGTCGCGAGTGCAG GCGGACCCTGAGGATCAGACTGCCTCGGACCTGGCCGTGGTTCTGTTGGAAACGGCCACCCTGCGGTCCGGGTACCAGCTGGCCGACACCAAGGCCTACGGAGACCGGATAGAGCGCATGCTGAGGCTGAGCATGAACGTGGACCTCAACGAGCAG GTAgaggaggagccagaggaggaGCCTGAGGAACCAGCAGAGGAAGATGATGAGGCTGATGAAGAAGAGGtgaaagcagaggaggaggatgaggaagacaCG GTTACCAGCAACACAGATAAAGATGAGCTGTAA
- the LOC118218768 gene encoding endoplasmin isoform X3 has protein sequence MMKLIINSLYKNKEIFLRELISNASDALDKIRLLSLTNDDALAGNEELTVKIKSDKDKNMLHITDTGIGMTKEDLVNNLGTIAKSGTSEFLSKMTEMQTEDQSTSELIGQFGVGFYSAFLVADRVIVTSKHNNGTQHIWESDSNEFSVIEDPRGDTLGRGTTITLVMKEEATDFLELETIKNLVKKYSQFINFPIYVWSSKTETVEEPIDEEEAEAEKDEAAEDEAEVEEEEEKDKPKTKKVEKTVWDWELMNDIKPIWQRPAKEVEEDEYKAFYKTFSRDSEDPISHIHFTAEGEVTFKSILFVPASAPRGLFDEYGSKKNDFIKLFVRRVFITDDFHDMMPKYLNFIKGVVDSDDLPLNVSREALQQHKLLKVIRKKLVRKTLDMIKKIAEEQYNEKFWKEFGTNIKLGVIEDHSNRTRLAKLLRFQTSHSETVLTSLEHYLERMKEKQDKIYFMAGTSRKEAESSPFVEKLLKKGYEVIYLTEPVDEYCIQALPEFDGKRFQNVAKEGVKFDESEKAKERRETQEKEFEPLTTWMKDKALKDMIEKAVLSQRLTKSPCALVASQYGWSGNMERIMKAQAYQTGKDISTNYYAGQKKTLEINPKHPLIKEMLSRVQADPEDQTASDLAVVLLETATLRSGYQLADTKAYGDRIERMLRLSMNVDLNEQVEEEPEEEPEEPAEEDDEADEEEVKAEEEDEEDTVTSNTDKDEL, from the exons ATGATGAAGCTCATCATCAACTCGCTGTACAAGAACAAGGAG ATCTTCCTGAGGGAGCTGATCTCAAATGCTTCTGATGCCCTGGATAAGATTCGGCTGCTGTCCCTGACCAATGATGACGCACTCGCTGGCAACGAGGAGCTGACTGTCAAAATCAAG tctgATAAAGATAAGAACATGCTGCACATCACAGACACGGGCATCGGCATGACCAAAGAGGACCTGGTGAACAACCTGGGCACCATCGCCAAGTCGGGCACCAGCGAGTTCCTCAGCAAGATGACGGAGATGCAGACGGAGGACCAGTCCACCTCCGAGCTGATTGGCCAGTTCGGCGTGGGCTTCTACTCCGCCTTCCTGGTTGCCGACCGCGTCATCGTCACGTCCAAGCACAACAACGGCACGCAGCACATCTGGGAGTCCGACTCCAACGAGTTCTCCGTCATCGAGGATCCCCGTGGCGACACGCTGGGCAGGGGCACCACCATCAC GCTGGTGATGAAGGAGGAGGCCACTGATTTCCTGGAGCTGGAGACCATCAAGAACCTGGTGAAGAAATACTCTCAGTTCATCAACTTCCCCATCTACGTGTGGAGCAGCAAG aCGGAGACCGTGGAGGAGCCCATCGATGAGGAAGAGGCCGAGGCAGAGAAAGATGAGGCTGCTGAGGATGAAGCTgaagtggaggaggaagaggagaaggataAACCGAAGACCAAGAAG gtggagaAGACGGTGTGGGACTGGGAGCTGATGAACGACATTAAGCCCATCTGGCAGAGACCCGCcaaagaggtggaggaggacgaGTACAAGGCCTTCTACAAGACCTTCTCACGG GACTCTGAAGACCCCATCTCTCACATCCACTTCACCGCAGAGGGGGAGGTCACCTTCAAGTCCATCCTGTTTGTGCCAGCCTCGGCTCCCCGCGGGCTGTTCGACGAGTACGGGTCCAAGAAGAACGACTTCATCAAG CTGTTTGTCCGCAGAGTTTTCATCACCGACGATTTCCACGACATGATGCCCAAATACCTGAACTTCATCAAGGGCGTG GTGGATTCCGATGACCTGCCCTTGAATGTGTCCAGAGAGGCGTTGCAGCAGCACAAACTGCTCAAG GTCATCCGTAAAAAGCTGGTGCGTAAGACCCTGGACATGATCAAGAAGATCGCGGAGGAGCAGTACAACGAGAAGTTCTGGAAGGAGTTCGGCACCAACATCAAGCTGGGCGTGATCGAGGACCACTCCAACCGGACCCGGCTGGCCAAGCTGCTGCGCTTCCAGACCTCCCACAGCGAGACGGTCCTCACCAGCCTGGAGCACTACCTGGAGAGGATGAAGGAGAAGCAGGACAAGATCTACTTCATGGCCGGCACCAGCAGGAAGGAG GCGGAGTCCTCCCCCTTCGTGGAGAAGCTGCTGAAGAAGGGCTACGAGGTGATCTACCTGACGGAGCCGGTGGACGAGTACTGCATCCAGGCGCTGCCCGAGTTCGACGGCAAGCGCTTCCAGAACGTGGCCAAGGAGGGCGTGAAGTTCGACGAGAGCGAGAAGGccaaggagaggagggagaccCAGGAGAAGGAGTTTGAGCCCCTCACCACCTGGATGAAGGACAAGGCCCTGAAAGACATG ATTGAGAAGGCAGTGCTGTCCCAGAGGCTGACCAAGTCTCCCTGTGCCCTGGTGGCCAGCCAGTACGGCTGGTCCGGGAACATGGAGAGGATCATGAAGGCTCAGGCCTACCAGACGGGGAAGGACATTTCCACAAA TTACTACGCAGGTCAGAAGAAAACCTTAGAAATCAACCCCAAACACCCTCTTATCAAAGAGATGCTGTCGCGAGTGCAG GCGGACCCTGAGGATCAGACTGCCTCGGACCTGGCCGTGGTTCTGTTGGAAACGGCCACCCTGCGGTCCGGGTACCAGCTGGCCGACACCAAGGCCTACGGAGACCGGATAGAGCGCATGCTGAGGCTGAGCATGAACGTGGACCTCAACGAGCAG GTAgaggaggagccagaggaggaGCCTGAGGAACCAGCAGAGGAAGATGATGAGGCTGATGAAGAAGAGGtgaaagcagaggaggaggatgaggaagacaCG GTTACCAGCAACACAGATAAAGATGAGCTGTAA
- the LOC118218768 gene encoding endoplasmin isoform X1, protein MFPRDGKTGTGHCAGGIQAAVRAEEDVDVDGTVEDDLGKSRDGSRTDDEVVQREEEAIQLDGLNAAQVKEIREKAEKHVFQAEVNRMMKLIINSLYKNKEIFLRELISNASDALDKIRLLSLTNDDALAGNEELTVKIKSDKDKNMLHITDTGIGMTKEDLVNNLGTIAKSGTSEFLSKMTEMQTEDQSTSELIGQFGVGFYSAFLVADRVIVTSKHNNGTQHIWESDSNEFSVIEDPRGDTLGRGTTITLVMKEEATDFLELETIKNLVKKYSQFINFPIYVWSSKTETVEEPIDEEEAEAEKDEAAEDEAEVEEEEEKDKPKTKKVEKTVWDWELMNDIKPIWQRPAKEVEEDEYKAFYKTFSRDSEDPISHIHFTAEGEVTFKSILFVPASAPRGLFDEYGSKKNDFIKLFVRRVFITDDFHDMMPKYLNFIKGVVDSDDLPLNVSREALQQHKLLKVIRKKLVRKTLDMIKKIAEEQYNEKFWKEFGTNIKLGVIEDHSNRTRLAKLLRFQTSHSETVLTSLEHYLERMKEKQDKIYFMAGTSRKEAESSPFVEKLLKKGYEVIYLTEPVDEYCIQALPEFDGKRFQNVAKEGVKFDESEKAKERRETQEKEFEPLTTWMKDKALKDMIEKAVLSQRLTKSPCALVASQYGWSGNMERIMKAQAYQTGKDISTNYYAGQKKTLEINPKHPLIKEMLSRVQADPEDQTASDLAVVLLETATLRSGYQLADTKAYGDRIERMLRLSMNVDLNEQVEEEPEEEPEEPAEEDDEADEEEVKAEEEDEEDTVTSNTDKDEL, encoded by the exons ATGTTTCCTCGGGATGGAAAAACAGGAACGGGGCATTGTGCCGGTGGAATTCAAG CGGCCGTCCGAGCGGAGGAGGATGTGGACGTTGACGGGACGGTGGAGGACGACCTCGGGAAGAGCCGAGACGGGTCCAGAACTGATGACGAAGTGGTGCAGAG ggaggaggaggccatCCAGCTGGACGGTCTGAACGCCGCGCAGGTGAAGGAGATCCGGGAGAAAGCGGAGAAGCACGTCTTCCAGGCCGAGGTCAACAGGATGATGAAGCTCATCATCAACTCGCTGTACAAGAACAAGGAG ATCTTCCTGAGGGAGCTGATCTCAAATGCTTCTGATGCCCTGGATAAGATTCGGCTGCTGTCCCTGACCAATGATGACGCACTCGCTGGCAACGAGGAGCTGACTGTCAAAATCAAG tctgATAAAGATAAGAACATGCTGCACATCACAGACACGGGCATCGGCATGACCAAAGAGGACCTGGTGAACAACCTGGGCACCATCGCCAAGTCGGGCACCAGCGAGTTCCTCAGCAAGATGACGGAGATGCAGACGGAGGACCAGTCCACCTCCGAGCTGATTGGCCAGTTCGGCGTGGGCTTCTACTCCGCCTTCCTGGTTGCCGACCGCGTCATCGTCACGTCCAAGCACAACAACGGCACGCAGCACATCTGGGAGTCCGACTCCAACGAGTTCTCCGTCATCGAGGATCCCCGTGGCGACACGCTGGGCAGGGGCACCACCATCAC GCTGGTGATGAAGGAGGAGGCCACTGATTTCCTGGAGCTGGAGACCATCAAGAACCTGGTGAAGAAATACTCTCAGTTCATCAACTTCCCCATCTACGTGTGGAGCAGCAAG aCGGAGACCGTGGAGGAGCCCATCGATGAGGAAGAGGCCGAGGCAGAGAAAGATGAGGCTGCTGAGGATGAAGCTgaagtggaggaggaagaggagaaggataAACCGAAGACCAAGAAG gtggagaAGACGGTGTGGGACTGGGAGCTGATGAACGACATTAAGCCCATCTGGCAGAGACCCGCcaaagaggtggaggaggacgaGTACAAGGCCTTCTACAAGACCTTCTCACGG GACTCTGAAGACCCCATCTCTCACATCCACTTCACCGCAGAGGGGGAGGTCACCTTCAAGTCCATCCTGTTTGTGCCAGCCTCGGCTCCCCGCGGGCTGTTCGACGAGTACGGGTCCAAGAAGAACGACTTCATCAAG CTGTTTGTCCGCAGAGTTTTCATCACCGACGATTTCCACGACATGATGCCCAAATACCTGAACTTCATCAAGGGCGTG GTGGATTCCGATGACCTGCCCTTGAATGTGTCCAGAGAGGCGTTGCAGCAGCACAAACTGCTCAAG GTCATCCGTAAAAAGCTGGTGCGTAAGACCCTGGACATGATCAAGAAGATCGCGGAGGAGCAGTACAACGAGAAGTTCTGGAAGGAGTTCGGCACCAACATCAAGCTGGGCGTGATCGAGGACCACTCCAACCGGACCCGGCTGGCCAAGCTGCTGCGCTTCCAGACCTCCCACAGCGAGACGGTCCTCACCAGCCTGGAGCACTACCTGGAGAGGATGAAGGAGAAGCAGGACAAGATCTACTTCATGGCCGGCACCAGCAGGAAGGAG GCGGAGTCCTCCCCCTTCGTGGAGAAGCTGCTGAAGAAGGGCTACGAGGTGATCTACCTGACGGAGCCGGTGGACGAGTACTGCATCCAGGCGCTGCCCGAGTTCGACGGCAAGCGCTTCCAGAACGTGGCCAAGGAGGGCGTGAAGTTCGACGAGAGCGAGAAGGccaaggagaggagggagaccCAGGAGAAGGAGTTTGAGCCCCTCACCACCTGGATGAAGGACAAGGCCCTGAAAGACATG ATTGAGAAGGCAGTGCTGTCCCAGAGGCTGACCAAGTCTCCCTGTGCCCTGGTGGCCAGCCAGTACGGCTGGTCCGGGAACATGGAGAGGATCATGAAGGCTCAGGCCTACCAGACGGGGAAGGACATTTCCACAAA TTACTACGCAGGTCAGAAGAAAACCTTAGAAATCAACCCCAAACACCCTCTTATCAAAGAGATGCTGTCGCGAGTGCAG GCGGACCCTGAGGATCAGACTGCCTCGGACCTGGCCGTGGTTCTGTTGGAAACGGCCACCCTGCGGTCCGGGTACCAGCTGGCCGACACCAAGGCCTACGGAGACCGGATAGAGCGCATGCTGAGGCTGAGCATGAACGTGGACCTCAACGAGCAG GTAgaggaggagccagaggaggaGCCTGAGGAACCAGCAGAGGAAGATGATGAGGCTGATGAAGAAGAGGtgaaagcagaggaggaggatgaggaagacaCG GTTACCAGCAACACAGATAAAGATGAGCTGTAA